The following are encoded together in the Thalassomonas haliotis genome:
- a CDS encoding sensor histidine kinase: MTSSAKIKSIRRNLLFLISGGVSLIQIIGISFIATSFIENAQKNIELETRYSAETIASQSISYLDANDHDGLHDLLLDVKNIPYISYIHIYRLQNSSEDIEFFTSYNRDENFPAIPDKIADIDNLATTNYTENFLELIIPIKQQKVYGYLYIQSSTEQVKDIIQNTIIIAAIVFTLSLCFTLLIILRVHRMITVPIKSLIGTVQDISQHKNYTLRCQDMPYQELDILSRNLNIMLSRTSKHITKQDNAEQQILKLNHELEDKVSQRTEALKESNQELLSTLEKLHQFQGQLVESEKMASLGDMVAGVAHEVNTPIGLGVTASTLLSDRLNVIKEAFENKTLKSSQLKKFLNEGQENVAIVYRNLNRAADLISSFKRVAVDQSSEQDRTFNVKELINEVFLTLAPQIKQKPFELELNCPGDLVVISKPGPVNQILINLIVNSILHGFEGKEDGVISITVMNLSGQLHINYRDNGVGVSQSIKGKIFDPFITTKRGAGGSGLGLHLVYNLVTQALGGSIQFESEINKGVSFDIHFPVVKSAS, from the coding sequence ATGACATCATCCGCAAAAATTAAGTCTATCCGCCGTAACCTGCTGTTTTTGATCTCAGGTGGAGTGTCCCTGATCCAAATTATCGGTATTTCCTTTATTGCCACCAGTTTCATTGAAAATGCCCAAAAAAATATCGAGCTTGAAACCCGCTACAGTGCCGAAACCATCGCCAGCCAAAGCATCAGTTACCTCGACGCCAATGACCACGATGGCCTGCACGACCTGCTACTTGATGTAAAGAACATCCCTTATATCAGTTACATCCATATCTACCGGTTACAGAATAGCAGTGAAGATATTGAGTTTTTCACCAGTTATAACCGGGATGAAAACTTTCCGGCAATCCCGGATAAAATCGCTGATATAGACAACCTAGCCACCACCAACTATACCGAGAATTTTCTTGAGCTGATCATCCCCATCAAGCAGCAGAAGGTATACGGCTATCTTTATATCCAGTCGAGCACTGAGCAAGTTAAAGACATTATCCAGAATACTATCATTATTGCCGCTATCGTCTTTACCCTGTCCCTGTGTTTCACCCTGCTGATCATTCTCAGGGTGCACCGGATGATCACTGTGCCCATCAAAAGCCTGATCGGCACGGTACAGGATATTTCCCAGCATAAAAACTACACCTTAAGATGCCAGGACATGCCGTACCAGGAGCTGGATATTTTATCCCGCAACCTCAATATTATGCTCAGCAGGACCAGTAAGCATATTACCAAACAGGATAATGCCGAACAGCAGATATTAAAGCTTAACCATGAACTCGAAGACAAGGTCAGCCAGAGAACCGAGGCACTGAAAGAGTCGAACCAGGAATTGCTGTCAACCTTGGAAAAATTACACCAGTTCCAGGGACAGCTGGTGGAAAGCGAAAAGATGGCCTCCCTCGGAGACATGGTGGCCGGGGTTGCCCATGAAGTTAACACCCCGATAGGCCTGGGGGTAACGGCATCGACCTTATTGTCGGACCGCCTGAATGTCATCAAAGAAGCATTTGAAAACAAAACCTTAAAATCAAGCCAGCTAAAAAAATTCCTTAATGAAGGCCAGGAAAACGTCGCCATCGTTTACCGCAACCTCAACCGGGCCGCCGATTTAATTTCCAGCTTCAAACGGGTGGCGGTAGACCAGTCCAGCGAACAGGACCGCACTTTTAATGTCAAAGAATTGATTAACGAAGTCTTTCTTACCCTGGCGCCGCAAATCAAACAGAAACCCTTTGAGCTTGAACTTAACTGTCCGGGCGATCTGGTGGTGATCAGCAAACCCGGCCCCGTCAACCAGATCTTGATCAATCTTATCGTTAACTCCATCCTCCATGGTTTTGAAGGTAAGGAAGATGGCGTGATCAGCATTACGGTAATGAATTTAAGCGGTCAGCTGCACATAAATTACCGGGATAACGGCGTAGGTGTGAGCCAGTCGATCAAGGGAAAAATATTTGATCCCTTTATTACAACAAAAAGAGGGGCCGGTGGTAGTGGCTTAGGCTTACATTTGGTCTACAATTTAGTAACACAGGCACTTGGTGGCAGTATTCAGTTTGAAAGTGAAATCAATAAGGGCGTTAGCTTTGATATTCACTTTCCGGTTGTAAAATCTGCAAGTTAA